The Amycolatopsis sp. DG1A-15b genome contains the following window.
GGCTTGCTCGCGTTGACGATGAGCAGCACCACTCCGACGATGCCGGCGATCACCACCAAGATGATCAGCAGCATCAGCACGCTCACCATCAGCCGTTCCCCTCGTCGAGTGCCGCGCGGACGATCGACAGCGCCTCGGCGTCGTCGAGGCCGAGCTTACGGGTGGTCTTCGCGTACTCCGCCGCCGCCTGCTGGGCTCGGCGGCGGCTCTGGTCGCCCGCCGCCGCGACGAAGCTTCCCGCTCGGCCGCGCGTCTCGATCAAGCCCGCTTCCTCCAGCTCGCGGTAGGCCCTCGCCACCGTGTTCGGGGCGATTCCCAGGTCGGCCGCCAGCTGCCTGACCGTGGGCAGCTTCGTGCCGACGGCCAGGCTCCGGTCGTTGATCCGCGTCGCGAGCCCGGACCGGACCTGCTCGAACGGCGGGACCGGCGAACTGCTGTCGAAGGGGACGATCACCAGCTCTGCGGACCCGCTCCCGGCCCCGGCAACTGCTGCTGCGGAGGGAACGACGGCCCCTGCGGGGCGTACTGCTGCGGCGCCGGCGGATATCCCGGCTGCTGCGGGAACCCCTGCTGCGGCGAAGGCGGCGGGTACCCGGGCGCGAAGCCCGGCTGCGCGAACCCCTGCGACGGCGGCGGAGAACCCGGTGGTGGCGAACCCGGCGGCGGGAAGCCCTGCTGCGCAAAACCCTGCTGCGGCGGGAAGTTCGGGTTCGGCGGGAACTGCCCGCCGTTCTTCATCGCCTCTTCGCGGCGCATCTTCGACACCCGCACCGCCACCGCGATGACGAACACGATGATGCCCAGGACGATCAGCCCGAGCACGATGTACCCGAACACGCCGGTGTCGCCGCCTCCGCCGGAGTGGTAGTGCACCCGCTCCGGGAACTGTGTAGCCATGTGGTCCCTCCCTGTCCGCGAACCAGGTTATCCCCCGGCACCGACAGGAACGGCCGCTTTCACCAGATCGGCGAGATCTTCCGACCCCGCGGGCAGCGCGTTCGCCGGCCACCACCGCAGGTCGTCGGACTCGTCGCTGCGCACCGGCGAAGCGCCCGGCGGGGCGTGCACCGCGAAGCGGACGTCGAAGTGCCGGGTCGGCACGCCCAGCGAGCACGTGATCGGGTGGACGTCCAGGTGCACCGGCTCGGCGGAGATCCGGAGCCCGGACATCCCCGACTCCTCGGTGGCCTCCCGCAGCGCCGCCCCCGCCAGCGACGCGTCCGACGGCTCGCAGTGGCCGCCGAGCTGCAGCCACCGCCCGACCCGGGGGTGCAGCGTCAGCAGCACCCGGGTGCCGGTGTGGTCCAGCACGACCGCCGACGCCGTCAGGTGCCCGGCCTCGCACGACCGCTCGCAACTGTCAGAACGAGCAGCCAAGAAACCGAGGAAGGCCTGCCGCAGCGACTCCTGGGAAGGGACCGCAGGCTGCCACGACGAAAGCGTCGTGACGGCGTCCGCGTGCAGGCTCACAGTTCCAGCAGCCCGTCGCCGGCCAAGGCCGGGCCACGCGGCTCCGGCTCGGTGAGCGGCACGCCGATGGCGACCGAGCCCAGCGGCTGCCAGCGCTCGTCCAGGCCCAGGACTTCGCGGACGACGTCGGCGGCGAAGATCGTCGACCCGATCCAGCACGAACCCAGGCCCTCGGCCGCCAGTGCGACCAGCAGGCCCTGGACCGCGGCGCCGCCGGCGACGGTGAACATCGTCTTCTCGCAGTCGTTGCGCCGGTCGTCGCGGTAGGTGTGCGCGCCGTCCGGGACGAGGAACGGGATGACGATTTCCGGCGCCCGGTACAGGATGTCGCCCCGGCTGAGCCGCTTCGCGATCTGTTCCGGCGTGAAGTCGTCGCCGGACAGGTCGGCCTGCCACGACTCGCGCATCGCGTCGAGCAGCTTCTTCCGGACGCCGGGGTCACGCAGCCAGACGAACCGCACCGGGTGCGTGTGGTGCGGCGCGGGCGCGGTCAGCGCGGAACCCACCGCCCGCCGGATGGAGGTGGGGGAGACCGGCTCGTCCGCGAAGTGCCGCACCGAACGCCGGGCCGGGACGGCCTCGCGCCGGCCCTGCGCGACGGCTTCGTTGACGCCCAGCCGGAAGAGGTCCTCCTCCAGCGGGCGGACCAGGTTCCGCGCGGTCGAACCGTCGTCCTCCGGGAAGAACCCGCGGACCACCGCGACCGGAGTTCCGCCGAGCTTGCCCTTGACCAGGTCGGCGGCCGCGGCGAGCTCGTCGGCGACGGCGACCTCGGTGACGGCCAGCTCGTTGCCCTGCCCGTCGACCTGTCCCTGGTAGGCGTGCAGCACGCGCAGCCCGGACGAGCCGATGGCGGCGTCGGTCTGCCCGATCCG
Protein-coding sequences here:
- a CDS encoding GntR family transcriptional regulator; this translates as MIVPFDSSSPVPPFEQVRSGLATRINDRSLAVGTKLPTVRQLAADLGIAPNTVARAYRELEEAGLIETRGRAGSFVAAAGDQSRRRAQQAAAEYAKTTRKLGLDDAEALSIVRAALDEGNG
- a CDS encoding NUDIX hydrolase, which produces MSLHADAVTTLSSWQPAVPSQESLRQAFLGFLAARSDSCERSCEAGHLTASAVVLDHTGTRVLLTLHPRVGRWLQLGGHCEPSDASLAGAALREATEESGMSGLRISAEPVHLDVHPITCSLGVPTRHFDVRFAVHAPPGASPVRSDESDDLRWWPANALPAGSEDLADLVKAAVPVGAGG
- a CDS encoding coenzyme F420-0:L-glutamate ligase, with the translated sequence MWTRPRRWPGPPSNWLEPPLTNTADTPDHASPKLEILPVTGLPEFRPGDDLTGAIVAAAPWLRSGDVLVVTSKIVSKAEGRLVRVPSDPEARDAERRKLVEQEAVRIVARIARTVITQNHLGIVQAASGIDASNVAGDEVALLPADPDASALALRNGLRERLGVEVAVVVTDTMGRAWRIGQTDAAIGSSGLRVLHAYQGQVDGQGNELAVTEVAVADELAAAADLVKGKLGGTPVAVVRGFFPEDDGSTARNLVRPLEEDLFRLGVNEAVAQGRREAVPARRSVRHFADEPVSPTSIRRAVGSALTAPAPHHTHPVRFVWLRDPGVRKKLLDAMRESWQADLSGDDFTPEQIAKRLSRGDILYRAPEIVIPFLVPDGAHTYRDDRRNDCEKTMFTVAGGAAVQGLLVALAAEGLGSCWIGSTIFAADVVREVLGLDERWQPLGSVAIGVPLTEPEPRGPALAGDGLLEL